From the Saccharomycodes ludwigii strain NBRC 1722 chromosome I, whole genome shotgun sequence genome, one window contains:
- a CDS encoding uncharacterized protein (similar to Saccharomyces cerevisiae YBL030C | PET9 | PETite (paralog of YBR085W | AAC3)): protein MEKKESNFLIDFLMGGVSAAVAKTAAAPIERVKLLIQNQDEMIKQGTLDRRYTGIAECFKRTAAQEGIVSFWRGNTANVIRYFPTQALNFAFKDKIKAAFNFKKEEGYGKWFAGNLAAGGAAGALSLMFVYSLDYARTRLAADSKSAKKGGERQFNGLIDVYKKTLASDGFAGLYRGFVPSVIGIIVYRGLYFGLYDSLKPAVLTGSLEGSFLASFLLGWVVTTGASTASYPLDTVRRRMMMTSGQAVKYAGALDCFKKVVAAEGVSTLFKGCGANILRGVAGAGVISLYDQLQMIMFGKKFK, encoded by the coding sequence atggaaaagaaGGAATCTAACTTTTTAATCGACTTTTTAATGGGTGGTGTCTCCGCCGCCGTTGCTAAGACTGCTGCCGCTCCAATTGAAAGAGTCAAGTTATTGATCCAAAATCAAGATGAAATGATCAAGCAAGGTACTTTGGACAGACGTTATACCGGTATTGCTGAATGTTTTAAGAGAACTGCTGCCCAAGAAGgtattgtttctttttggaGAGGTAATACTGCTAACGTTATTCGTTACTTCCCAACTCAAGCTTTGAACTTTGCCTTCAAAGATAAGATCAAGGCTGCTTTTAACTTCAAGAAGGAAGAAGGTTATGGTAAATGGTTTGCTGGTAACTTGGCTGCTGGTGGTGCTGCCGGTGCCTTGTCTTTGATGTTTGTCTATTCTTTGGATTATGCTAGAACTAGATTGGCTGCTGACTCCAAATCTGCTAAGAAGGGTGGTGAACGTCAATTCAACGGTTTAATTGATGTTTACAAGAAGACTTTGGCTTCTGATGGTTTTGCTGGTTTGTATAGAGGTTTTGTTCCATctgttattggtattattgtttacaGAGGTTTATACTTTGGTTTGTATGATTCTTTGAAACCAGCTGTTTTGACTGGTTCCTTAGAAGGTTCCTTCCTTGCTTCTTTCTTGTTGGGTTGGGTTGTTACTACTGGTGCTTCTACTGCTTCTTATCCATTGGACACTGTCAGAAGAAGAATGATGATGACTTCTGGTCAAGCTGTTAAATATGCTGGTGCCTTGGACTGTTTCAAGAAGGTTGTTGCTGCTGAAGGTGTTTCCACCTTGTTCAAGGGTTGTGGTGCTAACATCTTGAGAGGTGTTGCTGGTGCCGGTGTTATTTCCTTGTATGATCAATTGCAAATGATCATGTTCGGTAAgaaatttaaatga
- the SHE1 gene encoding She1p (similar to Saccharomyces cerevisiae YBL031W | SHE1 | Sensitivity to High Expression): protein MKDFEFFNTNNIKGDENWIELDHDDTENNVFGLDVYNNNDSNKISYNNNNNNNNNNKIPVSKSISSFESASIISHLGVSNRFGNSLLNELDDRARLKEAELNQENKDVFNNRDSFSAMGGTTLGRRKKRYSDLHKKRFQNMASIDAKYTESLDNNNGIILKQHKKQNNIDKTYISTFEKLHQLGDPANINQNSKKSNDNSDKYQFNNNDSMNSSDSDNNNNSSSVILIDNTQHILDYKNRKIPHSNYKGTSSSATANKRMISLKNQYNYEHSLPLRKHGISSTTVDVERDIYIIDNDGNADAIKEDIFQRGDIQIYEEQTSTTIYNSENNNTSSNSIESSIDLLSNDGEKRRDSRRLSKRLNDIDIVSSKKRFRDSKGKGRESDVFISPMKDITKRIQRLRLSMNSNGTSMTKEKNINKYNNMQLDSAHNNDNFIGNSSDKNDNKSINKLNLNYESNLIMNRDITSFPLHIGNTANGGTDIHDFKFNINTNGKVPVAISGNNSGNSTNGNAVEHIGANAFNMNVSNRSISNRSVSNRSSSNRNASRTSGQTRIPSFARPTFTSQIKSDTTNNEYGTLDPGRTQSHFWEVASNNIKNNTNAKTTSDIVFRKPLYNSTKTVVPLSTKKKPSISRTSSFHSVSTNDRPLTPPQQKMDVNLAPLNPNLNNSKVTSASSSGSIRHLENYPSVFERLYNTSTFAYSNNHNFGAISTDTTINNDDNNNRSPGKITRSKTMGSIESPKKISSSGSTKLNVRRSQTTKIPKSLSARNLISESASSNNVAGKPTWK, encoded by the coding sequence ATGAAAGATTTTGAGTTCtttaataccaataatatcaaaGGAGATGAAAATTGGATAGAATTGGATCACGATGACActgaaaataatgtttttggGTTGGATGTatacaataacaatgatagtaacaaaatatcatacaacaacaacaacaacaacaacaacaataataaaatacctgtttcaaaatcaatatCATCTTTTGAATCTGCCTCTATCATCTCACATTTGGGGGTTTCCAATAGGTTTGGaaattctttattaaaCGAACTGGATGATAGAGCTAGATTAAAAGAAGCAGAGTTAAAccaagaaaataaagatgtttttaataataggGATTCTTTCTCTGCTATGGGTGGTACAACCCTTGgaaggagaaaaaagagatatAGTGATTTACATAAGAAAAGATTTCAAAATATGGCTTCTATAGATGCCAAATATACCGAATCacttgataataataatggaataatattaaaacaacacaaaaaacaaaataatattgataaaacTTACATCTcaacttttgaaaaattgcACCAACTAGGAGATCCAGCAAATATTAATcaaaatagtaaaaaatcTAATGATAACTCGGATAAGTAtcaatttaataataacgattCAATGAACAGTAGTGATAgcgataataacaataacagcaGTTCAGTGATTCTTATAGATAATACCCAACATATACtggattataaaaatagaaaaatacCTCATAGTAATTATAAGGGAACTAGTAGCTCTGCAACGGCCAATAAAAGAATGATTTCTTTGAAAAACCAGTATAATTACGAGCATAGCTTGCCCTTGAGGAAGCATGGAATTTCCTCCACTACTGTTGATGTAGAAagagatatatatatcatagATAATGATGGAAATGCTGATGCTATAAAGGAGGACATTTTTCAACGTGGTGATATTCAAATATACGAGGAACAAACAAGTACAACTATCTACAATAGcgaaaacaataataccagCAGTAACAGTATAGAATCTTCCATTGATCTGCTCAGTAATGATggtgaaaaaagaagagattCTAGGAGGTTGTCTAAAAGATTAAATGATATAGATATTGTTAGTTCGAAGAAAAGGTTTAGAGATTCAAAGGGAAAAGGAAGGGAAAGTGATGTTTTTATAAGTCCTATGAAAGACATAACTAAAAGAATTCAAAGGTTAAGACTAAGTATGAATAGTAATGGCACATCAATGACTAAGGAAAAGAATATTAATAAGTATAACAATATGCAGTTAGACAGTGCtcataataatgataattttattggCAATAGCAGTgacaaaaatgataataaatccaTAAACAAACTTAATCTTAATTATGaatcaaatttaattatgAATAGGGACATAACCAGTTTTCCTTTACATATTGGAAATACCGCGAATGGTGGTACAGATATACACGACTTCAAGTTTAACATAAATACTAATGGCAAAGTGCCTGTAGCAATATCTGGAAACAATAGTGGAAATAGTACCAATGGCAATGCAGTGGAACATATTGGCGCTAATGCTTTTAATATGAATGTCAGTAATAGGAGCATCAGTAACAGAAGTGTTAGCAATAGAAGTAGCAGCAATAGAAATGCATCAAGAACTTCTGGTCAAACCAGAATACCCAGCTTTGCCAGACCCACTTTTACTTCCCAAATTAAATCAGATACTACTAACAATGAGTATGGCACTTTGGATCCTGGCAGAACCCAATCCCATTTTTGGGAAGTTGcttcaaataatattaaaaataatacaaacgCTAAAACCACTAGTGATATTGTATTCAGGAAACCTCTTTACAACTCCACGAAAACTGTTGTTCCACTGTCCACAAAGAAAAAGCCATCTATATCTAGAACCTCCTCTTTTCATTCGGTTAGCACGAACGACAGGCCGCTTACCCCGCCGCAACAAAAAATGGATGTTAATTTAGCGCCGCTCAATCCCAACCTGAACAACAGTAAAGTAACTTCAGCATCTAGCTCTGGAAGCATTCGGCATTTAGAGAATTATCCAAGTGTTTTTGAAAGGCTTTATAACACAAGTACATTTGCATACAGTAATAATCACAATTTTGGCGCAATTTCTACCGATACAACTATTAACAACGatgataacaacaatagGTCACCTGGTAAAATCACTAGAAGCAAAACTATGGGAAGTATTGAAAGTCCAAAGAAAATTTCAAGTTCCGGCTCAACCAAATTAAATGTAAGAAGAAGTCAAACCACTAAAATCCCAAAAAGCTTATCTGCTCGTAATTTAATTAGTGAATCTGCATCTAGCAACAACGTTGCCGGCAAACCTACATGGAAATAA